Proteins encoded in a region of the Paenibacillus sp. E222 genome:
- a CDS encoding extracellular solute-binding protein: MNMSLKKFALLTLTMVLATTLAACSSGTGNAENEAQPNTQQDAGGPLTKYDPPIKLTSTMNETGKESLAEGDTHANNIWTRGYKDELGIDVTYDWIVPDANYNDKMNVTLASGDLPDVLKVSAVQFEQLHEAGMLEDLTEVYDKYASDLVKEFMSAEDGAGLKPVTKDGKIYAMVSFPGSLDSSDMIWIRQDWLKKVGLEAPKSMQDVIKIAEAFTFEDPDGNGKEDTYGIALNKDLPINAFLLGYHGYLETWIKDASGQVVNGTIQPEVKEGLRELQNLYSKGVIDPEFGVKDFTKMMEDVNAGKSGMFFLPQWAPFQVSSMIKKDKNVDWLPYPVQSIDDQPAKTQNHLSLGGIFAVRKGYEHPEALIKLLNFQAEKMFGESAKEERAAYLNGLTGLGFHNATVSNLPANKNVKAQDEVEQALKTGDTSGLELEAKLFYDDIMDYRNGNLDKWHMERIFGPESSQGVIKYYRDNDLIVMNEFIYAPTRTMNTKQATLDKLRAETFLKIIYGNLSIDEFDKFVANWKKLGGDQITQEVNEVINANK, from the coding sequence ATGAACATGTCATTAAAGAAATTCGCACTGTTAACGTTAACCATGGTTCTGGCAACCACGCTTGCAGCTTGTTCATCTGGTACGGGGAATGCTGAGAATGAAGCCCAGCCGAACACACAGCAGGATGCCGGAGGTCCGCTTACGAAATATGATCCACCCATCAAATTAACTTCAACCATGAATGAAACCGGGAAAGAATCACTTGCTGAGGGCGATACACACGCCAATAACATTTGGACCAGAGGATACAAGGACGAGCTGGGCATCGATGTCACCTATGACTGGATTGTCCCGGATGCCAATTATAACGACAAAATGAACGTTACCCTGGCGAGTGGCGATTTGCCAGATGTATTGAAAGTAAGTGCTGTGCAGTTCGAGCAGCTGCATGAAGCGGGGATGCTGGAAGATTTGACAGAAGTCTATGATAAGTATGCATCCGATCTGGTCAAGGAATTTATGTCTGCTGAGGACGGAGCAGGGTTGAAGCCAGTAACCAAAGATGGCAAGATATACGCGATGGTGAGTTTTCCAGGCTCGCTGGATTCCTCGGATATGATCTGGATTCGCCAGGATTGGTTAAAGAAGGTAGGGCTTGAAGCGCCAAAATCAATGCAGGACGTCATCAAGATTGCGGAAGCCTTCACCTTTGAAGATCCGGACGGAAATGGCAAAGAGGATACGTATGGTATTGCACTCAACAAGGATTTGCCAATTAATGCGTTCCTGCTCGGTTATCATGGTTATCTCGAAACCTGGATCAAGGATGCTTCAGGTCAGGTTGTGAATGGAACCATTCAGCCTGAGGTGAAGGAAGGGTTACGCGAGCTGCAAAATCTGTATTCGAAGGGCGTTATTGATCCTGAGTTTGGAGTGAAGGATTTTACGAAGATGATGGAAGATGTGAATGCAGGCAAATCAGGCATGTTCTTCCTGCCACAATGGGCACCATTTCAGGTTAGCAGCATGATCAAGAAGGATAAGAACGTGGACTGGCTGCCTTACCCGGTTCAATCGATCGATGATCAACCTGCCAAAACGCAGAACCACCTAAGCTTGGGCGGCATATTTGCCGTACGTAAAGGTTATGAGCACCCGGAAGCATTGATCAAGCTGCTGAATTTTCAGGCAGAGAAAATGTTCGGTGAGTCAGCCAAGGAAGAACGTGCTGCGTATTTGAACGGCTTGACCGGACTTGGTTTTCATAATGCGACTGTGTCCAATCTGCCTGCCAACAAAAACGTAAAAGCACAGGATGAAGTCGAGCAGGCGCTCAAAACGGGAGATACATCCGGATTAGAGCTTGAAGCGAAGCTGTTCTACGATGATATTATGGATTACCGCAATGGCAATCTGGATAAGTGGCATATGGAACGCATTTTTGGACCGGAAAGCTCGCAGGGCGTCATTAAATATTATCGGGATAACGACCTCATTGTCATGAATGAATTTATCTACGCCCCGACCAGAACCATGAACACGAAACAGGCAACCCTGGATAAACTGCGCGCTGAGACGTTTCTGAAAATCATCTATGGCAACCTCTCCATTGACGAGTTCGATAAATTTGTTGCAAATTGGAAAAAGCTTGGTGGTGACCAGATCACTCAGGAAGTGAATGAGGTCATTAATGCAAATAAATAA
- a CDS encoding response regulator — protein sequence MQRMLIVDDEPVILDGLYAFFQRADFQDMEIIKAYSAFEAIEWLNSVKIDIVLSDICMPGMDGMELIEKIMDRWPRCKVLLLTGHNEFDYAHQAIRNPCVVDYLLKTEGMSHIRAAVERALTQLSEENDFRYQHAWFRSKLPRALPQLQRQLLLDLLKRTERHDIASLQEELDAVQLPFMSNEPVIPVIIRVEEWNNYQSQADRSLIRYAVANVAEELLQDKAKVKAIDLDYQVIACFVQPKTEPSSFHTGQQEKWEQTLRFVYGTLESVQQSCADCLNLSVSIMVSEQAVEWMELSQAIAQLRLSIHEGPGLGMEKLLRVKVQHDSPYTPNILNQQSVAILHLDQIRQLVTAGDREWMESFHKWTEAAKEGLQDPFFRMKIYSGAGNALIELVHELGLYESAMEEIALSRMLHFDIHTPWSDLLVFYQSAYEWIISKRSVTRIHDQSQILITIHHYIKHHLEDDLSLTRIAQEVSLNPSYLSRWYKRITGKGISDYIHDRRIERSKELLLGSTCKMHEISAKVGFSDQHYFYRFFKKATGCTPQEYRDQKKLDQV from the coding sequence ATGCAGCGGATGTTAATTGTAGATGATGAACCGGTTATTTTGGATGGTCTTTATGCTTTCTTTCAAAGAGCGGATTTTCAGGATATGGAAATCATTAAGGCATACTCTGCCTTTGAAGCAATCGAGTGGTTGAATTCCGTCAAAATTGATATCGTGCTGAGCGACATCTGTATGCCCGGTATGGATGGCATGGAGCTGATCGAGAAGATTATGGATCGCTGGCCACGATGCAAAGTGCTATTGCTGACAGGTCATAACGAATTTGATTATGCACATCAAGCGATACGCAACCCTTGTGTCGTGGATTACCTGTTAAAAACAGAGGGCATGAGTCATATTCGTGCAGCGGTAGAGCGGGCCTTAACACAACTATCGGAGGAAAATGATTTCCGTTACCAGCATGCCTGGTTTCGCAGCAAGCTGCCCAGAGCGCTGCCGCAGCTACAGAGACAGTTACTGCTGGATCTCCTAAAACGAACGGAAAGGCATGATATCGCCTCGCTTCAGGAAGAATTGGATGCGGTCCAGCTACCTTTCATGTCCAACGAGCCGGTAATCCCGGTCATCATACGGGTTGAGGAGTGGAATAACTATCAATCCCAGGCGGATCGGAGTTTAATTCGCTATGCGGTTGCCAATGTTGCGGAGGAGCTGCTTCAGGATAAGGCCAAGGTCAAAGCCATTGATCTGGATTATCAGGTGATCGCCTGCTTTGTTCAGCCCAAGACGGAGCCATCGAGCTTCCATACGGGACAGCAGGAGAAGTGGGAACAGACGCTGCGTTTCGTCTATGGAACGCTGGAGTCTGTGCAGCAATCCTGTGCGGATTGTCTGAATCTCTCCGTCTCCATTATGGTGAGTGAACAGGCGGTGGAGTGGATGGAGTTAAGTCAGGCGATTGCGCAGTTACGTCTGTCGATCCATGAGGGCCCTGGACTTGGGATGGAGAAGCTTCTTCGCGTCAAGGTGCAGCATGATTCGCCGTACACTCCCAATATTTTGAATCAGCAGAGTGTTGCGATTCTTCATCTGGATCAGATCAGGCAGCTTGTTACAGCAGGTGACAGGGAGTGGATGGAGTCGTTTCACAAATGGACAGAGGCTGCAAAAGAAGGGCTTCAGGACCCATTCTTTCGAATGAAGATCTATTCAGGCGCAGGTAATGCACTGATTGAGCTTGTTCATGAACTGGGCTTGTACGAATCAGCAATGGAGGAAATTGCGCTGTCTCGAATGCTTCATTTTGACATCCATACGCCCTGGTCTGATCTGTTGGTCTTCTATCAATCGGCATATGAATGGATCATCTCCAAAAGAAGTGTTACGCGCATCCATGATCAGTCGCAGATTCTCATTACCATTCATCATTATATCAAGCACCATCTGGAGGATGACCTATCGCTAACCCGAATTGCACAGGAGGTTTCCCTCAATCCGTCATATCTGTCCCGTTGGTACAAACGTATTACTGGCAAAGGCATATCCGACTATATTCACGACCGGCGTATTGAGCGCAGCAAGGAATTACTTCTCGGCTCCACCTGCAAAATGCATGAAATATCCGCCAAGGTCGGATTTAGTGATCAGCACTATTTTTATCGTTTCTTCAAAAAAGCCACCGGCTGCACGCCGCAGGAATATCGGGATCAAAAAAAGTTAGATCAAGTCTGA
- a CDS encoding sensor histidine kinase translates to MRFAVGGWKNASIVVKLMIAFVLVILPLYGISIMITHTSSKQMQTEVEKAHESKLYFYHNHLQFELERMSGLVTEFSFDETMSTLSTRAAIMNRYEVTSSLNNIHNKLGQIMVTSPYISDVVYYVPALHKRVSAVDGIRNVEDSEWKDLLATMGNLNGELSYSDNNLYFLKSNPYNMNHEEAPNFILGIRLSAEELKHRLQQLAETGGSDITLSFGEQHHVLISSSDEPVSAAQLKKVSPDSAESMQVTRFQSDAYLYYSLYDPDHSFTLTASIPNDVLQAPLEQYNLWLWTLTLISIVIIMIFSFSIYRSIHKPLSVLIRGFRMAEQGQTSIHIPQSRRDEFGYLYSRFNHMIERLHILIDENYVARIRTSEAELKHLQSQIQPHFLYNSLFSIKQMAEVENVELIQEFTDYLGQYFRYMSRDSHSEVSLGEEVDHALVYASIQKIRFGSRVQLQLEELSREYRDITIPRVIIQPIVENVFEHALAKRSQGGILKLSYQVEHDKLSVRIEDDGDQLSDEILSSLQASFQESANQRHGNEEITGLMNVNQRLRIKFGTGYGLSAQRSALGGLCMILNIPWRRE, encoded by the coding sequence ATGAGATTTGCAGTGGGTGGCTGGAAAAATGCATCCATCGTCGTCAAACTGATGATTGCCTTTGTGCTCGTCATTTTGCCCTTATATGGGATCAGCATTATGATCACGCATACCAGCTCCAAGCAAATGCAGACGGAAGTGGAGAAGGCGCATGAATCGAAGTTGTATTTCTACCACAATCATCTGCAATTTGAACTGGAGCGAATGAGTGGACTTGTTACCGAATTCTCGTTCGATGAAACGATGTCTACCCTAAGTACACGAGCTGCCATTATGAACAGATATGAAGTGACTTCCAGTCTCAATAATATCCACAACAAGCTGGGGCAGATCATGGTGACGAGTCCCTATATCAGCGATGTGGTATATTACGTTCCGGCTCTGCATAAACGGGTCAGCGCAGTGGACGGAATTCGCAATGTGGAGGATTCAGAATGGAAGGATCTGCTGGCAACTATGGGAAATCTGAATGGTGAGTTGTCTTATTCGGATAACAATCTTTATTTTCTCAAAAGCAATCCGTATAACATGAATCATGAGGAAGCGCCCAATTTTATATTAGGCATCCGCTTGTCTGCGGAAGAACTGAAGCACAGATTACAGCAGCTCGCGGAAACAGGAGGCAGTGATATTACACTGAGCTTCGGTGAGCAGCACCATGTGCTCATTTCTTCTTCGGATGAACCTGTATCGGCCGCACAATTGAAAAAGGTATCACCGGATTCAGCAGAATCCATGCAAGTGACGAGATTTCAATCCGATGCATATCTGTATTATTCGCTATATGATCCCGATCACTCGTTCACGCTGACAGCCAGCATCCCTAATGATGTGCTCCAAGCACCCCTGGAACAGTACAACCTATGGCTATGGACGTTGACGCTTATTTCCATTGTTATCATTATGATCTTCTCTTTTTCGATCTACAGGTCCATTCACAAGCCGTTATCTGTGCTCATTCGCGGGTTCAGAATGGCGGAGCAAGGTCAGACCAGTATTCATATTCCGCAATCCAGACGCGATGAATTCGGTTATTTATACTCTCGCTTCAACCACATGATAGAGCGCTTACATATTTTGATTGATGAAAATTATGTTGCCCGGATTCGAACCAGCGAGGCAGAACTCAAACATTTGCAGTCCCAGATTCAGCCTCATTTTCTATATAACAGTCTGTTCAGCATCAAGCAAATGGCCGAGGTCGAGAATGTTGAATTGATTCAGGAATTTACCGATTATTTGGGTCAATATTTCAGGTATATGTCCAGGGATTCTCATTCCGAGGTTTCGCTTGGTGAAGAAGTGGACCATGCCTTGGTCTATGCTTCCATTCAGAAAATCCGATTTGGCTCAAGAGTCCAACTGCAACTGGAGGAACTAAGCAGGGAGTATAGAGACATCACCATTCCCCGAGTCATTATTCAGCCGATTGTGGAGAACGTCTTCGAGCATGCCCTTGCCAAACGCAGTCAGGGCGGGATTCTGAAATTATCCTATCAAGTCGAACATGACAAGTTGTCCGTTCGGATAGAAGATGATGGCGATCAATTATCGGATGAAATCCTGAGCAGCCTGCAAGCATCCTTTCAAGAATCTGCGAATCAGAGACATGGGAATGAAGAGATTACGGGACTGATGAATGTGAATCAACGTTTAAGGATCAAGTTTGGGACGGGCTATGGCCTTAGTGCGCAGCGCAGTGCGTTGGGCGGTTTATGCATGATTTTAAATATTCCATGGAGACGGGAGTAA
- a CDS encoding carbohydrate ABC transporter permease, producing MHHASRAYRWFLGMNYVILTLLALLCLFPIVNILAISFSSSDAVKAGSVTFWPVDFTLSSYKYILENQQFLNSFGTSLLRVVLGVATNLIFTILVAYPLSKEAAKFRSRTFYAWIFVFTMLFSGGLIPGYLVVKEAGLLDSIWALILPGAVPIFNVLLMLNFFRGLPKELEEAAWMDGAGHFRTLCSIYLPISLPSIATITLFAMVGHWNAWFDGMIYMKSPEGYPLATYLQSMLQQVTMIQSEMMTLEDATLLSQVSDRTTQASQIFLSVIPILLVYPFLQRYFVHGLVVGSVKG from the coding sequence ATGCATCACGCTTCGAGAGCCTATCGTTGGTTTCTGGGGATGAATTATGTCATCCTGACCCTTCTTGCCTTGCTGTGCCTGTTTCCCATTGTGAATATTCTGGCAATTTCTTTTAGCTCGAGTGATGCAGTCAAGGCGGGGAGTGTCACATTCTGGCCGGTGGACTTCACCTTGTCTTCGTATAAATACATTCTCGAAAATCAGCAGTTTCTAAATTCATTCGGTACAAGTCTTCTCCGTGTTGTACTCGGAGTTGCGACCAACCTGATTTTCACGATTCTTGTAGCCTATCCGCTTTCCAAAGAGGCAGCGAAGTTTCGTTCAAGAACGTTCTATGCGTGGATTTTTGTCTTTACCATGCTGTTCAGTGGTGGATTGATTCCGGGTTATCTAGTTGTTAAGGAAGCAGGTCTGTTGGATTCGATCTGGGCCCTGATTTTACCGGGAGCGGTTCCGATCTTTAATGTATTGCTTATGCTGAATTTCTTCCGGGGTTTGCCGAAGGAGCTGGAAGAGGCGGCTTGGATGGATGGAGCAGGCCATTTCCGCACACTATGCAGCATTTACCTTCCTATTTCATTGCCCAGTATTGCAACCATCACATTGTTTGCCATGGTGGGGCACTGGAACGCTTGGTTTGACGGCATGATCTATATGAAAAGTCCGGAAGGTTATCCACTAGCCACGTATCTGCAATCGATGCTCCAGCAAGTGACGATGATTCAGAGTGAGATGATGACCCTGGAGGATGCAACCCTGTTAAGTCAGGTGTCGGACAGAACGACCCAGGCGTCCCAAATCTTTTTGTCCGTTATACCCATTCTGCTCGTGTATCCGTTCCTGCAAAGGTATTTCGTTCATGGACTTGTTGTCGGTAGTGTAAAGGGATAA
- a CDS encoding sugar ABC transporter permease produces MRSNYKQFIRNVPLHLMILPGLIIIIVFGYIPMAGLSIAFQNFSPIAGFKNMNWVGLDNFRYLFDLPGFGQVVWNTVFISVMKIVSGLVIPVLVALLLNEVRRTGFKRTIQTVIYMPHFFSWVILAGIIVDVLSPSTGIVNMLLKAIGVEPVQFLASNEWFPYILVITDQWKEFGFGTIIYLAALTNIDKSLYEASVMDGAGRWKQTWHITLPGIRPIVILMVTLSLGNVLNGGFDQVFNLYNPLVYESGDILDTMIYRIGLQDAQYSVSTALGLIKSVVSFIFIGLGYFLAYRLANYRIF; encoded by the coding sequence ATGCGTTCCAACTACAAACAATTTATACGAAACGTGCCGCTTCATCTCATGATATTGCCTGGACTGATCATCATTATTGTATTCGGTTACATTCCGATGGCGGGACTCTCCATTGCCTTTCAGAATTTCTCTCCCATTGCCGGATTCAAAAATATGAACTGGGTCGGCCTGGACAATTTCAGATATCTGTTTGATCTGCCGGGGTTCGGACAGGTCGTATGGAATACCGTATTTATTTCCGTGATGAAGATTGTGTCCGGTTTGGTCATTCCGGTACTTGTGGCCCTGCTCCTGAACGAGGTGCGCAGAACAGGCTTTAAACGAACGATTCAGACGGTTATCTATATGCCGCATTTCTTCTCCTGGGTCATTTTGGCTGGAATCATTGTGGATGTATTATCCCCCAGTACCGGGATCGTCAATATGCTGCTTAAGGCGATAGGGGTTGAACCTGTTCAATTCCTGGCCAGTAACGAATGGTTTCCTTACATACTCGTCATTACGGACCAATGGAAAGAATTCGGATTTGGCACGATTATATATTTGGCCGCCCTGACAAACATTGATAAATCCCTGTACGAAGCATCTGTAATGGATGGAGCAGGAAGATGGAAGCAGACCTGGCATATTACGCTTCCTGGCATTCGTCCCATCGTGATTCTGATGGTTACACTGAGTCTGGGTAACGTGCTTAACGGTGGTTTTGACCAAGTGTTCAACCTCTACAATCCGCTCGTCTATGAATCCGGAGACATTCTGGATACGATGATTTATCGGATCGGTCTGCAGGATGCACAATATTCGGTCTCAACCGCATTAGGTCTCATTAAGTCAGTCGTTTCGTTTATCTTTATCGGGCTGGGTTATTTCCTCGCCTATCGATTAGCCAATTATCGGATTTTCTAG